The Pogona vitticeps strain Pit_001003342236 chromosome 3, PviZW2.1, whole genome shotgun sequence genome includes a window with the following:
- the LOC144588455 gene encoding uncharacterized protein LOC144588455, producing the protein MPLTRSQVADMSEVKDPQIDQGSEDEFGSVQGDSTGEQDPELRKILLAQQHELRVREMEERLERERREEREKQRQFELERERERMEREERMEREKMAFELRKLELMNQNNNNNRDSEGGQLSKADLKKFPVYHKGDCPEVFFSLVERAFVDFSVRETEKMTIMRSLISGSLAEVYAEMPEELMKDFAEFKKLVFARHGINAEQLRQRFRSLTKKPEQTFTQVGAQLVRLLAKWLSQEGIETYEQLKDLIALEQFYSVLQGELKFQVRERKPKSVAAAAEIADFISQIRKPLGEGKSVGKPKETYSKYSQGPGKSQQGGGAHGEGKPSDMKPRPQILEGKPKQDERESKYTRKCYFCQGKGHLISECEKLKQLKGMVPQNSSGTKPKAVFCVQKEQSSLSQREPVAMTTQSGTATSADQAEENGPLMEVKRCLLIKTDSQLFETAGVDVGVLDRQYRGLRDTCSQVTLCHPDIIPREFIIPNESMKVAGIEGQIISLPVAEVPVNFQGWRGDWRIAISSTLPAAVLVGNDLAEHVKRVLVITRSQATTGTVQGGNDEPETEAEGSSEAVVETLTTDSRFGQEQKADATLQKCFEQVTDAQLTPETPVRFLEKKGILYRETLRNISKGGDGIRSQLVVPEKYRPMILQRGHSDMFAAHLGVNKTQQRITQNFYWPDIGKQIREFCKQCDVCQRQGNNRDRTKAKLCPLPVIDTPFKCIGVDIVGPLPKATKRGNRFILTIVDHATRYPEAIPLTNIETNTVADALVGYMSRMGFASEIITDLGASFTSKLMKRLWQICGIKHKETTAYHPESNGLTEKFNGTLMRMIRAYLAENPNNWDQKLQSLLFAYRSVPQASTGFSPFELLFGRRVKGPLDLIKQNWEQITQDDPQDVVTYIDTLMNDLKRNLELAAENLQAQKVKQKTWYDRKARERHFDPGEEVLWLRPCRENKLQLKWAGPYRVISKMSDLNYLIEQEENQARRVVHVNALKPYYRGEQRVLFAIKAAESEEAELPFWEGRGEVKYNPEEVKISPALTQDQQQELKMLLSKYQQVFSNKPGIVKGVMHRIHTGDAPPQAVSPYRVTGPYRDKVRKELDEMLRENIIVPSSSPWSSPIVLVDKPDGSIRFCVDYRKLNRVTTPDAYPMPRLDNLIETIGGCRFISSLDLVKGYWQLRIDPRDQEKTAFCSPFGLYEFRVLSFGLRNAPATFQRLMDQTLAGLSDFTVAYIDDIGIFSNTWEDHLIHLELVLQRLSAAGLTVKASKCQLGSPEIKYLGHMVGGGMIKPLEAKIEAVRDWPRPNTKKKVKSFLGLVGYYRKFIPRFSEIAAPLTDLTRKKADDRIPWTSDCEAAFQRLKEALINYPVLRAPDFDREFIIYTDASNSGVGAVLCQEDENGDQHPVSYLSRKLQKGL; encoded by the exons atgcccttgactcgaagccaagtagcagacatgagtgaagtgaaagacccccagattgaccaaggttctgaggatgaatttggctcagtgcagggtgacagcacaggagagcaggacccagaactcaggaaaatactcctagcccaacagcatgaactgagggtgagggaaatggaggaaagattagagagagaaagaagggaggaaagggagaaacaaaggcaatttgaattagagcgagagagagagagaatggagagagaagaaagaatggagagagagaagatggcgtttgaattaagaaaactggaactgatgaaccagaacaataataataatagggattctgagggaggccaactgtctaaggctgacctgaagaaattccctgtgtaccacaagggagattgtcctgaggtgttcttttccttagtggaaagagcgtttgtggacttctcagtgagggaaactgagaagatgaccatcatgcgatctttaatcagtggtagcctggctgaggtttatgccgagatgcctgaggaattgatgaaagattttgcagagtttaaaaaactggtgtttgcaagacatgggataaatgcagagcagctgagacaaagattcaggtcccttaccaagaagccagaacagacttttacccaagtgggggcccaattggtgaggctgcttgcgaaatggctatcgcaggagggaatagagacctatgaacagcttaaagacttgatagccctggaacagttctattcagtcctgcagggggaattgaaattccaggtgagggaaaggaaaccgaaatctgtggcagcagccgcagagatcgcagattttatctcccaaataagaaagcccttgggtgaggggaaatctgtaggtaaacccaaagaaacctacagcaagtactctcagggaccagggaaaagccagcaagggggaggggcccatggtgaagggaagccctcagacatgaaaccaagacctcagattttggagggaaaaccaaaacaagatgagagagaatcaaaatataccagaaaatgctatttctgtcagggaaagggtcatctaatctcagagtgtgagaaattaaagcagctaaaaggaatggtgcctcagaattctagtgggaccaagccaaaagctgtgttctgtgtccagaaagagcaaagctcattgtcacagagggagcctgttgccatgactactcagtctggaacagctacctctgctgatcaggctgaggaaaatggtcctcttatggaggtaaagcgctgcttgctgataaaaacagattctcagttgtttgagacagcaggggtggacgtaggagtacttgaccgtcagtatagggggctgcgggacacttgttcccaggtaaccctgtgccatccagatatcatccctagggagtttataatcccaaatgagagcatgaaggtggcagggattgaggggcagataatctctctgccagtagcagaggtacctgtcaactttcaaggctggaggggagattggcggatagcgatttcatcgactctgccagcagccgtgctcgtgggaaatgacctggctgaacatgtgaaacgggtgctagtgattacacgctcacaagccaccacagggacagttcaggggggtaatgatgagccagagacggaggcagaggggagttcagaagctgtggtggaaaccttaaccacagacagcagatttggacaggagcagaaggcagacgccactctccaaaagtgttttgaacaggtgactgacgcgcaactaacacctgaaaccccagtgagatttctggagaaaaaggggattttatatagagaaaccctgagaaatatctcaaaagggggagatgggatcagaagtcagctggtggtacctgaaaagtatcgccccatgatcttacagagaggtcactctgacatgtttgctgcacacttaggagtgaacaaaacacagcagagaatcacacagaatttctactggcctgacatagggaagcagatcagggagttctgtaaacaatgtgatgtgtgtcaaaggcaggggaataaccgcgacaggaccaaagcaaagttgtgccctttgcctgtgattgacactccgtttaaatgcataggggtggatattgtgggacctttgcccaaggccacaaagagggggaacaggttcatcctaacaattgtggaccatgccacaaggtatcctgaagccatacccctgactaacattgaaactaacacagtggccgatgctttggtggggtatatgtccaggatgggatttgcctcagagataatcacagatttgggcgcatcgttcacatcaaagctcatgaaacgcttatggcagatctgtggaattaagcacaaggaaaccactgcttatcatcctgaaagcaatgggttaactgagaagttcaatgggactctaatgcgcatgattagggcttacttggcagagaatccaaacaattgggaccagaagctgcaatcccttttgtttgcttatcgatcagtgccacaagccagtaccgggtttagtccatttgaacttctatttgggagacgggtgaaagggccccttgatttgatcaaacaaaattgggagcagatcacccaggatgacccacaagacgttgtgacttacatagacaccttgatgaatgacctaaagcgaaatctagagctggcagcagaaaatctgcaagcgcagaaggtcaaacagaaaacatggtatgaccgcaaagctagagagaggcactttgacccgggggaggaagtgctttggcttaggccctgcagagagaataaactgcagctcaaatgggcaggaccatatagggtcatttccaagatgtcagacctgaactacctaatagagcaggaggagaaccaagcaaggagggtggttcatgtgaatgccctaaaaccctactacagaggggaacagagggttttattcgcgataaaagcagctgagagtgaggaagctgaattacccttctgggagggtagaggggaagtaaaatacaacccagaggaggtaaagatcagtcctgcactcacccaagaccagcagcaagaactaaaaatgctgcttagtaaatatcagcaggtgttttccaacaagccggggatagtgaagggagtgatgcatcggatccacacaggggatgcacccccgcaggcagtatccccataccgagtaacgggaccctatagggacaaggtgcggaaggagctggacgagatgctgagggagaacataatcgtcccctcttctagtccttggtcctctccgatagtccttgtggacaagcctgatgggagcattaggttttgtgttgattacaggaaattaaaccgtgtaaccactcctgatgcctaccccatgcccaggctagacaacctgattgaaaccatagggggttgtcggttcatctcatcattggacctggtaaagggatattggcaattaagaattgatcccagggatcaagaaaaaactgccttttgcagcccttttggtctctatgaatttcgagtcctgagctttggtctcagaaatgcaccagccacattccaaaggctgatggaccagaccttggcagggctcagtgactttacagtggcctacattgatgacatagggatcttcagtaatacctgggaagatcacctgatacacctggagttagtgctgcagaggttaagtgcagcagggctaacagtaaaggccagcaagtgtcagctgggtagcccagaaataaaatacttgggtcacatggtagggggaggaatgataaaacccctggaggccaaaatagaagctgtgcgtgattggcctagacccaacaccaagaaaaaggtcaaatcatttcttgggttggtgggctactacagaaagttcatcccgaggtttagcgagattgcggctccgctgaccgatctgacgaggaagaaggctgatgaccgcatcccgtggaccagcgactgtgaggcggcgttccagaggttgaaggaggcgttaatcaactatcctgtcctgcgtgctccagacttcgaccgggagttcatcatctacaccgatgcgtctaacagcggggtaggagcagttctgtgccaggaggatgagaatggtgaccagcatccagtgtcctacctgagtaggaaacttcaaaaag gactatga